A window from Telopea speciosissima isolate NSW1024214 ecotype Mountain lineage chromosome 8, Tspe_v1, whole genome shotgun sequence encodes these proteins:
- the LOC122671829 gene encoding nitrate regulatory gene2 protein-like: protein MGCTQSKIENEEAVGRCKDRKKYMRDAVSARNAFAAAHSAYTVTLKNTGAALSDYGQGEVNDPRPSQPPVQPPIETIRPPPPPNYTPPLQRAASMPSKISIPNSEPKSSEPIQEEDEEAEIDDNADLIHRGSARIPETPQPPPSPPLTPPTTNPNTPLPPQSGGTPFDYFFSVEVPGSSLGDPDDIRPDTYDDRYHRKENVFVDDDHVGSNGGVVEPQTPEELVEPTAVNSQPSKKLKQVVNSQAAPPVEAKRVGKAARNVNLLEILNQLDDHFLKAFESAHDVSKMLEANRLHYHSNFADNRGHIDHSAKVMRVITWNRSFRGMLNTDDGKDDFDREEHDTHATVLDKLLAWEKKLYDEVKAGELMKLEYQRKVALLNKRKKRGTNSEALEKTKAAVSHLHTRYIVDMQSLDSTVAEINRLRDDRLYPKLVELVDGLAEMWETIYIHHDKQVKISQDLRSLDLSLASKETSKHHYDRTVQLCSVVQEWHTQFQKLVTHQKEYIRALNSWLKLNLIPIESSLKEKVSSPPRVPQPPIQGLLLAWNDNLEKLPDEIARTPISSFAAMVKTVILHQEEEFKLKERIEETRKELARKERAFTEWREKYMQRKTPTDEMETERTEDGTYNDPIVERQFAVDVLQKRLEEEVEAHQKHSRHVREKSLQNLKLHLPELFHALSNFAHDCSGMYKNLRAVAEGELD, encoded by the exons ATGGGTTGCACGCAATCAAAGATTGAGAACGAAGAAGCCGTGGGCCGATGCAAGGACCGAAAGAAATACATGCGAGATGCCGTTTCCGCCCGCAACGCCTTCGCCGCTGCCCATTCCGCCTACACCGTCACTCTCAAGAACACCGGTGCCGCCCTTAGCGATTACGGTCAGGGAGAGGTCAATGACCCTCGCCCCTCTCAACCTCCAGTCCAACCCCCAATTGAAACCATCcgtccaccaccaccacccaattaTACCCCTCCTCTGCAACGTGCTGCTAGTATGCCCTCCAAAATTTCCATCCCCAATTCAGAACCAAAATCTTCCGAACCAATccaagaagaagacgaagaagccGAGATTGACGACAACGCCGACCTGATCCACCGCGGTTCTGCAAGGATCCCGGAGACGCCACAACCACCGCCATCCCCACCTCTCACACCCCCTACGACCAACCCCAACACACCTCTTCCACCGCAATCCGGTGGAACTCCCTTCGATTACTTCTTCTCGGTCGAAGTACCCGGATCGTCATTGGGTGACCCAGATGACATTAGGCCCGACACTTACGATGATCGCTATCACAGGAAGGAGAATGTTTTTGTAGATGATGATCACGTTGGAAGTAATGGTGGTGTAGTTGAACCTCAGACGCCGGAGGAATTGGTTGAGCCGACTGCTGTGAATTCACAGCCCTCGAAGAAGTTAAAGCAAGTGGTTAATTCACAAGCGGCTCCGCCTGTTGAGGCTAAGAGAGTGGGTAAGGCTGCCCGGAATGTTAATTTATTGGAGATATTAAATCAGTTGGACGATCACTTCCTTAAGGCGTTTGAGAGTGCCCATGATGTGTCTAAGATGCTTGAGGCTAATCGCTTGCATTACCACTCTAATTTTGCTGATAATCGAG GACATATTGACCATTCTGCAAAGGTTATGCGTGTTATTACATGGAACAGATCCTTCAGGGGCATGCTTAATACTGATGATGGAAAGGATGATTTTGATAGGGAAGAGCATGACACTCATGCCACTGTGTTGGATAAGTTGCTAGCATGGGAAAAAAAGCTTTATGATGAAGTGAAG GCTGGTGAGCTTATGAAACTGGAGTATCAGAGAAAGGTTGCTTTGCTGAATAAGCGAAAGAAGCGGGGAACAAATTCTGAAGCATTGGAAAAAACAAAAGCAGCAGTTAGTCATTTGCACACCCGATACATTGTTGACATGCAATCCCTGGATTCTACGGTGGCAGAAATAAACCGATTGCGCGATGATCGGTTGTACCCAAAGCTTGTGGAGCTTGTTGATGG GTTGGCTGAAATGTGGGAAACGATTTACATACATCATGACAAGCAGGTGAAAATTTCTCAAGACCTCAGATCCCTTGACCTCTCTCTGGCTTCGAAGGAAACAAGTAAGCACCACTATGATCGTACCGTGCAGCTGTGCAGTGTGGTCCAGGAGTGGCACACACAGTTCCAGAAGCTTGTGACCCATCAGAAAGAGTACATAAGAGCTCTAAACAGCTGGTTAAAACTGAATCTAATCCCTATTGAGAGCAGCTTAAAGGAGAAAGTGTCATCCCCACCAAGGGTTCCTCAGCCCCCAATCCAGGGCCTTCTGCTTGCTTGGAATGACAATCTTGAGAAGCTTCCTGATGAGATAGCCAGGACACCAATATCAAGCTTTGCAGCTATGGTCAAGACTGTCATTCTAcatcaagaagaagaatttaAACTGAAGGAAAGAATTGAGGAAACCAGGAAGGAGCTTGCACGCAAGGAGAGAGCATTCACAGAATGGCGCGAGAAGTATATGCAGCGGAAAACACCAACTGATGAGATGGAAACAGAGAGGACAGAAGATGGAACCTATAATGATCCTATTGTGGAGAGGCAGTTTGCTGTGGATGTCCTACAGAAGCggttggaagaggaggtggaaGCCCACCAGAAACATAGTAGACATGTGAGGGAGAAGTCATTGCAGAATCTCAAGTTGCATTTGCCTGAACTTTTCCATGCCTTGTCAAACTTTGCACACGATTGTTCTGGTATGTACAAGAACTTGAGGGCCGTTGCAGAGGGAGAACTGGACTGA